From a region of the Qipengyuania spongiae genome:
- a CDS encoding sodium-dependent transporter — MAAASKTTGEGWSSRRAFVLAAIGSAVGLGNMWRFPAEAGANGGGAFVMFYLLCVLLIGLPVLLSEVVIGRHGQSNAPESVRRVAEESGKSTGWALLADIGVLGAFMVLSFYCVVGGWVLYYIGVFLGDIFTTGIVGGAFQGRDPAEVEALLPALFGNGALMLGLHVAFLAITFFFVARGVSGGIEWVATWLMPAFFILFVAITFYGAFTGGFDEAVSYLFTVDFSALTGPVMLAAVGQAFFSLSLGVAGMMTYGAYVGRDVNLAGTSGIIAAADSAVALLAGLCIFPIVFAAGLEANAGPGLMFQSLPRAFQDIPFGSVIGLLFFVMVFFAALTSSISLLEAPTAWFKDRFRMPRPIATGIVAGGAMVLGGFAAWFFGQPVPVVSGIALFDGQDVFSVLDTATSRILMPIGAIMTSLFVGWVASRRLIDSENGLSGGLHHTWLFLVRWACPLALVVILIVGIFPSIVGE; from the coding sequence ATGGCCGCAGCATCGAAAACCACCGGCGAGGGCTGGTCGTCGCGGCGCGCCTTCGTGCTGGCAGCGATCGGATCGGCGGTCGGCCTCGGCAATATGTGGCGCTTTCCTGCGGAAGCCGGAGCGAATGGCGGCGGTGCCTTCGTGATGTTCTATCTGCTTTGCGTGCTACTGATCGGCCTTCCGGTACTTCTGTCCGAAGTTGTCATTGGGCGTCATGGACAGAGCAACGCGCCCGAAAGCGTCCGGCGCGTGGCCGAAGAGAGCGGTAAGTCGACAGGCTGGGCGCTCCTCGCCGATATCGGCGTGCTCGGCGCGTTCATGGTGCTCAGCTTCTATTGCGTCGTAGGGGGCTGGGTCCTCTATTACATCGGCGTCTTCCTCGGCGACATTTTCACCACCGGCATTGTGGGCGGCGCGTTTCAGGGCCGCGACCCGGCCGAGGTCGAGGCGCTGCTGCCCGCATTGTTCGGCAACGGCGCGTTGATGCTCGGCCTTCACGTGGCCTTCCTCGCGATCACCTTCTTCTTCGTCGCGCGCGGCGTTTCCGGCGGAATCGAATGGGTGGCGACCTGGCTGATGCCCGCCTTCTTCATCCTGTTCGTCGCCATCACGTTTTACGGTGCCTTCACCGGCGGGTTCGACGAGGCGGTGTCCTATCTCTTCACTGTGGATTTTTCCGCGCTGACCGGGCCGGTGATGCTGGCTGCCGTGGGGCAGGCGTTCTTCTCCCTGTCGCTCGGGGTCGCCGGGATGATGACCTACGGCGCCTATGTCGGGCGCGACGTCAATCTCGCGGGCACCTCGGGAATCATCGCCGCCGCCGATTCGGCAGTCGCGCTGCTCGCCGGGCTCTGCATCTTCCCGATCGTGTTCGCGGCGGGGCTGGAGGCGAATGCCGGCCCCGGCCTCATGTTCCAGAGCTTGCCGCGCGCCTTCCAGGACATTCCGTTCGGGTCGGTGATCGGACTGCTGTTCTTCGTGATGGTGTTCTTCGCCGCGCTGACCAGTTCGATCTCGCTGCTCGAGGCGCCGACAGCATGGTTCAAGGACCGCTTCCGCATGCCCCGACCGATCGCGACGGGCATCGTCGCCGGCGGCGCGATGGTGCTGGGCGGGTTCGCCGCCTGGTTCTTCGGCCAGCCGGTGCCGGTCGTCTCCGGGATCGCCCTCTTCGACGGGCAGGACGTATTCTCGGTGCTCGACACTGCGACGAGCCGCATCTTGATGCCGATCGGTGCGATCATGACCTCGCTGTTCGTCGGCTGGGTCGCTTCGCGGCGCCTGATCGACAGCGAGAACGGCCTGTCCGGCGGCCTGCACCACACCTGGCTTTTCCTGGTGCGCTGGGCGTGTCCGCTGGCGCTCGTGGTCATTCTGATCGTCGGAATCTTCCCCTCGATCGTAGGCGAATGA